A genomic segment from Fuerstiella sp. encodes:
- a CDS encoding PKD domain-containing protein, with amino-acid sequence MRHTAMGTTAVCALFVFVCTNHVLAQDAPEKLRTLARPDVEFRIFQFPSDRIPRIDGDPQDWDIVPDSYQIGQRQLRETVKGLEDRHDPTNLEVSVKVGWVKGLNQLYFLYDATDDYWDFGRTDLHNDIFEVVVDGDLSGGPFIRSMHPNKKLRADLSTHFLFHGVHAQNYHIYTPAEGKDWTMVWGCQPWIKDLPYANAAYKYNFKHAESGRLILEFFITPFDYAPPDPSRAVQTKLTEDQVLGLSWAVLDYDDENSDQYAGFWNLSHKTTMYGNASDLVAFRLMPIEKNLRKPVEADWSFNVISWQERTVAFHDHSWGEITSWNWDFGDGETSNERNPIHQFEKPGQFVVTLRVQGPAGKARLAKVWDVTLP; translated from the coding sequence GGCTATGGGAACGACGGCAGTCTGCGCACTGTTCGTCTTTGTGTGTACCAACCATGTATTAGCGCAGGATGCTCCTGAGAAACTCCGCACACTGGCAAGACCGGACGTTGAATTCAGAATCTTCCAGTTTCCGTCTGACAGGATTCCGAGGATTGACGGCGACCCCCAGGACTGGGATATCGTTCCTGATTCGTACCAGATCGGACAACGGCAGCTCCGTGAAACCGTAAAAGGTCTCGAAGACCGTCATGACCCAACGAATCTGGAGGTATCGGTCAAAGTCGGCTGGGTCAAGGGACTTAATCAACTGTATTTTCTTTATGACGCCACCGACGACTACTGGGATTTCGGGCGTACCGATCTGCACAACGATATTTTTGAAGTTGTTGTCGACGGGGACCTGTCAGGCGGACCATTTATCCGCTCTATGCATCCCAATAAAAAGCTGCGCGCCGATTTAAGTACGCATTTCCTCTTCCACGGAGTTCATGCCCAAAACTACCACATCTATACGCCTGCCGAAGGTAAGGACTGGACGATGGTGTGGGGATGCCAGCCGTGGATCAAAGATCTGCCATATGCCAATGCTGCTTACAAATACAACTTCAAACACGCTGAAAGCGGACGCCTGATTCTCGAGTTTTTCATCACCCCCTTTGACTACGCGCCACCCGACCCCTCCCGGGCCGTGCAAACGAAACTTACGGAGGATCAGGTGTTAGGTCTGTCGTGGGCTGTCCTGGACTATGATGATGAAAATTCAGATCAATACGCTGGATTCTGGAACCTCTCACACAAGACAACAATGTACGGCAACGCCTCGGATCTGGTTGCGTTTCGTCTGATGCCGATCGAAAAGAATCTCCGCAAACCGGTTGAGGCAGACTGGTCGTTCAACGTGATCAGCTGGCAGGAACGGACGGTAGCATTTCATGATCACTCCTGGGGGGAGATCACATCGTGGAACTGGGATTTTGGCGACGGCGAAACGTCGAACGAACGTAATCCAATCCATCAATTCGAAAAACCGGGACAGTTTGTCGTGACACTTCGGGTCCAGGGACCGGCCGGCAAAGCACGACTCGCAAAGGTCTGGGATGTGACTTTGCCATAG